DNA sequence from the Aureibacillus halotolerans genome:
GAAACGACGACCGTTGATAAAAAAACCTTAGATGAAGGTGAAGGATTGGCGATCGTGTCGAAGGAGCCAGCGAACTGGTCGCTGTTTTCTAAGGAAAAGGTGTCACTTGTGAAGCTCGGCGGCAAAGACACGGCATTTACGTTGGAACCTTTGTCGCTTTCATCCTTGGCCGTTATTCCAGAAACAAAGCTTTCAGAAAGTGATTACTTTCTCGGAGTTGAGGGAGAAAAAGCGGCTGTCATTGACGTGAAGAGCCCGACAACACAAGCTTCCGGGAGGGCACCATTTTTGGATGTCAAAGATGGTCGCTATTTTACCGACGCAATTCGTGTTTTGGCAAACGAAAAAATGATCATTGGGACGGGAAATCAATATTATCAGCCAGGAAAGTCAGCTACACGTGCAGAGGTTGCCAAGATGCTCGCTAACGCGTTGAAGTTAAAGTCACCAGAGGTTCGCTCTTCCAGATATGCAGATGTGAAGTCGACGTCCTACTATGCCGATGAGTTGGCTGCGTTAGTAGAGCATAACGTCCTAAATGGGAACCAACGGTATTTCCGACCAGATGATACCTTGTCACGTGGTGATTTAGCCGTATGGATTCAGAAAGCATTTGATTTAAATCGTAAAGGAAGTGCGCCGTTTCGCGATATTCTGCCACGCTCTCCTTATGAGTCGGCAGTGAACGCACTTTATGGCGCGTCGATTGTTAATGGAACAGGCGATGGGGAATTTTCACCTCGCCGCTCTGTATCTAGAGGGGAAGCCGCCGCAATGCTCTATCGTGCATTGTCATCGCAAGCGTCCGCACCAGCGATTACAGACATTCGTTTAGTACCATAGGCTTAAACATGAAAAGTCACAGTAGTCAACACAGCCACATGAAGGACAGACCTTAAATAAATCAAGCTGGATGAAAACGATTGTCTTATCTAAGCGCGAAGCCAAGAGAGGCGCGGAGTTGCCACACGGGCAATGAGCACCGAACAAGGCAAAGCAACGAAGAAAGCGATCGTTTCTCCACCAGAACACCATCAGGCTGGATGAAAACGATTGTCTTATCTAAGCGCGAAGCCAAGAGAGGCGCGGAGTTGCCACACGGGCAATGAGCACCGAACGAGGCAAAGCAACGAAGAAAGCGAGCGTTTCTCCACCAAAACACCATCAGGCTGGATGAAAACGATTGTCTTTCGAGGCGCGAAGGCTCGAGAGGAGCGGAGTTGCCATACAGGCAATGAGCACCGAACGAGGCAAAGCAACGAAGAAAGCGAGCGTTTCTCACCAAACACCATCAGGCTGGATGAAAACGATTGTCTTNNNNNNNNNNNNNNNNNNNNNNNNNNNNNNNNNNNNNNNNNNNNNNNNNNNNNNNNNNNNNNNNNNNNNNNNNNNNNNNNNNNNNNNNNNNNNNNNNNTTTCGAGGCGCGAAGCCAAGAGAGGCGCGGAGTTGCCACACGGGCAATGAGCACCGAACGAGGCAAAGCAACGAAGAAAGCGAGCGTTTCTCACCAAACACCATCAGGCTGGATGAAAACGTTTGTCTTTCGAGGCGCGAAGCCAAGAGAGGCGCGGAGTTGCCACACGGGCAATGAGCACCGAACGAGGCAAAGCAACGAAGAAAGCGAGCGTTTCTCACCAGCCTGAAGAATGACTATGCATAGGGTAGGGTGACAAAAGAATGAAAAAAACATGGCTATTGGCGGCAGGGCTAGTGCTTGCTGTCCCAGTACACGCTGGAGCAGCCAACGATGACGTGTCAGGTCATTATTTTGAAGTGGAGATTCGTGATCTAGAGGAAGCTGGAATCATGAACGGCTATGGGAATGGCCAGTTCAAGCCAGATCAAAATGTGACACGAGCTGAATTTGCGGCGTTTGTGAGCCGCTCGTTGTCGCTCTCCAAAGGTGAAGCTACATTTACAGATGTGTCTGAGGAACACCCTCTTTATAATGAGGTTGGCGCAGCCGCGGAAGCGGGAATTGTTCGTGGGATTGGTGATGACCTATTTGACCCTAAACGTTTCATTACAAGAGAAGAAATGGCCGTTATGTTAGATCGTGCCGTTCAATATAAAGATATTGACCCAGAGGCGGCAGAGCTTACTTTCTTGGACAAGGATGACATCCTTTATCCATTAAACGTCCGTCATACAGTCGCGCTGGGAATTGTGGCCGGCGGCAAGGATGGCATGTTTAGACCAAAGGATTCGGCGACACGTGGTCAAGCTGCAACATTTATTCACCGCATGCTTGAGGCCATTGCTGTTGCAGAGCTACCTGAACCAGAAGAGCCGATTACACCGCCAGAAGAACCTGTTACTCCTGAGGAGGAATTGCCTGATCCCCCTGAAACGTCTTCAGATGCGTACCGAACTGCGACGTTTGATAGTGAAGGGCAGCCACAGTTTTCTGATGAAGTGAATTCGTGGGAAGAAGCACTTGAGCTTCTAGGAGACAAAGACGCGGATGTTCTGTATAAAGGAGACCAAATCGTCTGGATTGCCGACGGCTTAGCCGTCAGCAAAGGTCTAACGTATATCTATCGTGAGGAAGAAGACGATGTTGCCCTTGGTGGACAGCAGGTGACTTATGTCGCTCCAGGAACTGAGATGAAGCTGCTTGAGTCTGGACAAGAACGTGTCCATGTGATGCTTCAAGGATTAAAGGGCTCGGTGAACGCAAGCGATATCGCGCTTTTGCCAACAGAGCTGATCCCAGGACAGTCCTACTATAAGGAACGAGATGGCTTTTTGTGGCATTATATTTACGTGAACAATAAATATGAAGCCTATTTGTACGGAGAAGCGCCGTCATTCTTTGATGAAGGCGAGCAGATACAAAGCTGGGATGGTGCAACGTTTGAAGACGAGACGTATCGCCAATACTTTTCCTATATGCCGTTACGTTCGACAACATCGTATTCAGCAGAAGAGCTTGATGAGTATGTCGCTTCACAGCGCCCCGATTCACCACTGATTGGTCTTGGTGAATTCTTTAAAGATGCAGAAGAGACGTATGATGTAAACGCGCTTTACTTGCTTGCTCATGCGATTCATGAAAGTGCATGGGGCTTTAGTCAGATTGCACAGGAAAAAAACAATCTTTACGGACTACGTGCCTATGATGTCAATCCAGGGGAAAACGCACTTGCGTTTCCATCAGTAGAAGCAAACATTGATTTTGCTGCCAAGTATATTTCTGAAAACTACTTAACGGATGCAGAGGGAACTTACTACAACGGAGGGTACTTAGGCAATAAAAATGGCGGCATGAATGTGGTTTACGCGTCTGATCCTTATTGGGGTCAAAAAATTGCTGGCTATATGTATCGTGCAGACAAAGTGATGGGTGAAAAGGATATTCATCAGTTGGACATGATTTCGCAATAAAACGAATAAAGTAAAGTGTTGAATTGGGTAAAGTAGGTGGAACATTGGAGACAGTCAGTATACTAGGCGTGCCGTTTGCAAAAGCAACGATGCAGGAGATGGTGAGTGCGCTTGAATCGCGTTTAGAACAGCAGCAAAAAACCTTTGTTGTCACGGCGAATCCGGAAATTGTCATGCAAGCAAGAGACAAGCCTGATTTTCAGCGTTGCATTCAACAGGCGGACTATATTACGGCAGATGGCATTGGGGTTGTGAAGGCCGCGCAAATGATTGGACAACCATTGCCAGAGCGCGTGGCAGGGTATGACATGATGCATGAGCTGTTCGCTCTTTGTGCCAAGCGAGGTTGGTCCGTTTATATGATAGGGGCAGAGGAAGAAGTCATTGTCGGGGCTGTTGAAAAAGTGCAAGAGCTTTACCCTGGCATCAAAATCGTCGGCTATCGCAACGGATTTTTTGAGCTTGATGATCAAACGATTATAGCTGATATTCAACAGGCCAAGCCGGATCTTGTGCTTGCGGCATTAGGCATGGCACGTCAAGAGGAATGGATTGTACAAACGCTTCCTGCGGTTGATCAAGGCGTGTTTATCGGTGTCGGTGGAAGCTTTGATGTCCTCGCTGGTAAGGTTGAGCGGGCGCCGGCAATCTTTCAAAAAGCGAATCTTGAATGGTTCTACCGCCTTTGCAAGCAGCCTTCAAGGTGGCGACGAATGCTGGCATTGCCGAAGTTCATCACCACTGTAAGAAAAGAACATAAAGGAGGGAGGGCATAATGGCGCCTCCATCCTTTTTAAAAAGTGCTATCGTCATCACTGTCGCGACGTTGATTTCTAAAATTCTCGGCAGTGTCTTTTTAATTCCGTTGCAAAATATTGCGGGGGATGAAGTGTTTGGTATCTTCCGTTTTGTGTACCCTTTTTACATGGTCGCATTAATTTTGTCAGTGGCAGGCATTCCGATCGCCATTTCAAAATTAATTTCGGAAGCCCGGGCACAGAAGAGTGAGGAAAACATTCGAGCGATATTTCTCACGTCATCCATACTAGCAGCTTGCTTCGGGATCATTAGTTTTACCTTCATGTATTTTATGTCAGGCGCCCTTGCCTCTTGGTTTTGGAACGAAACCGCTCAAATGGCATTGGCGATTGTTTCTGTTACCTTGCTTTTGGCTCCTTATATGGCGGTGTATCGCGGATTTTTTCAAGGCTTCGACGAGATGCGTCCAACCGCATTTTCTCAAGTGTTCGAGCAATGTATCCGTGCAGGTGTCACGCTTGTTGTCGCCTATGTGTTTGTTCAGCTGCAAACAGAGGATCAAACGTTAGCAGGGTATGTCATGTATGGTTCGGTGGCAGGTGTTCTCGTGTCTCTTGTGTATTTGCGAGTGACTTTTCAGCGTTCACCGTACCGACCAAAGGTGTCAACACCCTACTCTATGGATACGTTTGTGTCATGGGGAAAGCGAATTTTAAGCTTATCGATCCCAGTGGCAATTGGGACGTTGACGATGGCGTTGCTCAATTTAGTTGATTCGTTGACGATTCCTAACGCACTCTCTGGGGAACCTGGAAAGCTCTATGGCTTGTATGGCCGTGGCGTAACGCTTGTGCAAATTGCCACCGTTTTCTCAAGCGCCATTATCCTA
Encoded proteins:
- a CDS encoding putative polysaccharide biosynthesis protein, encoding MAPPSFLKSAIVITVATLISKILGSVFLIPLQNIAGDEVFGIFRFVYPFYMVALILSVAGIPIAISKLISEARAQKSEENIRAIFLTSSILAACFGIISFTFMYFMSGALASWFWNETAQMALAIVSVTLLLAPYMAVYRGFFQGFDEMRPTAFSQVFEQCIRAGVTLVVAYVFVQLQTEDQTLAGYVMYGSVAGVLVSLVYLRVTFQRSPYRPKVSTPYSMDTFVSWGKRILSLSIPVAIGTLTMALLNLVDSLTIPNALSGEPGKLYGLYGRGVTLVQIATVFSSAIILPLIPRITQAMVKKKQDEAKSVVARSLKMAHLVSWPAALGLAALAVPINIALFTDNQGSTAIALLGISSLFTSFSVLTTGILQGLNRAKAAAVIILLAVVAKAVMNSLLVQGWGIEGAAAATTIIYMLIWAINAIIARTVLPHDIQWRTPIVCFAASVVMSGVIATPWLLLELSSRSAALLYVIVAVPIGAMVYAGLVIGGKALRREEFAAMPYIGRFFAQRNQ
- a CDS encoding S-layer homology domain-containing protein; this translates as MKKTWLLAAGLVLAVPVHAGAANDDVSGHYFEVEIRDLEEAGIMNGYGNGQFKPDQNVTRAEFAAFVSRSLSLSKGEATFTDVSEEHPLYNEVGAAAEAGIVRGIGDDLFDPKRFITREEMAVMLDRAVQYKDIDPEAAELTFLDKDDILYPLNVRHTVALGIVAGGKDGMFRPKDSATRGQAATFIHRMLEAIAVAELPEPEEPITPPEEPVTPEEELPDPPETSSDAYRTATFDSEGQPQFSDEVNSWEEALELLGDKDADVLYKGDQIVWIADGLAVSKGLTYIYREEEDDVALGGQQVTYVAPGTEMKLLESGQERVHVMLQGLKGSVNASDIALLPTELIPGQSYYKERDGFLWHYIYVNNKYEAYLYGEAPSFFDEGEQIQSWDGATFEDETYRQYFSYMPLRSTTSYSAEELDEYVASQRPDSPLIGLGEFFKDAEETYDVNALYLLAHAIHESAWGFSQIAQEKNNLYGLRAYDVNPGENALAFPSVEANIDFAAKYISENYLTDAEGTYYNGGYLGNKNGGMNVVYASDPYWGQKIAGYMYRADKVMGEKDIHQLDMISQ
- a CDS encoding WecB/TagA/CpsF family glycosyltransferase, whose translation is METVSILGVPFAKATMQEMVSALESRLEQQQKTFVVTANPEIVMQARDKPDFQRCIQQADYITADGIGVVKAAQMIGQPLPERVAGYDMMHELFALCAKRGWSVYMIGAEEEVIVGAVEKVQELYPGIKIVGYRNGFFELDDQTIIADIQQAKPDLVLAALGMARQEEWIVQTLPAVDQGVFIGVGGSFDVLAGKVERAPAIFQKANLEWFYRLCKQPSRWRRMLALPKFITTVRKEHKGGRA